In Porites lutea chromosome 9, jaPorLute2.1, whole genome shotgun sequence, a single window of DNA contains:
- the LOC140947975 gene encoding angiopoietin-related protein 7-like gives MSVLLFSVGFVRLELELRAHKERIVTLEQNQQILTKPATNTSPITKAVETVILNETATFQCTAGKHVDEKIAWSKEAGFLPVGRHSIIQGTLYIKKVIVSDNGIYVCTISTDQGTAQAAVTLNVKARPDISLSPGPIYAESGGDVVLPKCHVIGYPPPVVSWTKLFDELPGKKATVKDHTLTITKADRKDAGTYICTATNHMGTSHAMTTLIVNVVPQFTVKPPKKIELYHGQSVTLNCSADGTPVPTITWSKCKGKIPEERTHMKDGQIRINSLTAKDGGIYSCSARSGLLQVETEVQLIVKTARDCAELFSVGFKENGVYTVNPTNQTSFEVFCDMKTDGGGWTVFHKRVDCFVGFYRGWEEYKNGFGDVGGEFWLGNEKIHQLTEISSQLRVDIKTRNNEIKYAKYSNFTVTNQATNYTLFVGFYPGTAKDRLAYHNGMSVSTTDRDNDKTSSNCAKSRASAWWYNSCINSDLNAPYGHGYYYWYWGNLLESEMKLKPKTK, from the exons ATGAGCGTGCTTCTATTTAGCGTTGGCTTTGTGCGTTTAGAATTGGAACTGAGAGCTCACAAGGAGAGGATCGTGACTCTGGAGCAAAATCAGCAGATCCTCACTAAGCCTGCAACGAATACTTCGCCTATAACCAAAG CCGTCGAGACTGTCATTTTGAACGAGACAGCTACATTTCAGTGCACAGCGGGAAAGCACGTTGACGAAAAGATCGCTTGGTCTAAAGAGGCTGGCTTTCTACCTGTCGGAAGACATTCGATCATCCAAGGGACGCTTTACATTAAAAAAGTGATCGTCAGTGACAATGGAATTTACGTATGTACGATTAGTACTGACCAAGGGACAGCTCAAGCTGCTGTCACACTCAATGTGAAAG CTCGTCCAGACATTTCTCTCTCCCCTGGGCCGATATACGCAGAGAGCGGCGGAGATGTGGTGCTTCCTAAATGCCACGTTATTGGATATCCCCCTCCTGTAGTATCTTGGACTAAGCTTTTTGATGAACTTCCTGGGAAAAAAGCCACAGTCAAAGACCACACCTTGACTATAACAAAAGCAGACAGGAAGGATGCAGGAACATATATCTGTACCGCCACAAACCATATGGGCACTTCGCACGCCATGACGACTTTGATCGTTAATGTGGTACCGCAGTTTACTGTCAAGCCACCAAAGAAGATAGAACTTTATCATGGACAGTCAGTTACACTGAATTGCTCTGCAGATGGAACACCGGTACCAACTATCACTTGgtcaaaatgcaaaggaaaaaTTCCAGAGGAACGTACACATATGAAGGATGGTCAGATAAGGATTAACAGTTTGACTGCGAAAGACGGTGGTATTTACAGCTGCTCAGCCAGGAGTGGCTTACTTCAGGTGGAGACTGAAGTGCAACTTATAGTTAAAACTG CCCGAGACTGTGCTGAACTGTTTTCTGTGGGCTTCAAAGAGAATGGCGTTTACACAGTGAACCCAACAAACCAAACCAGTTTTGAGGTGTTCTGTGACATGAAGACTGATGGGGGAGGATGGACGGTATTTCACAAGCGCGTTGATTGCTTTGTTGGATTCTACAGGGGGTGGGAGGAGTACAAAAACGGCTTTGGTGACGTCGGAGGTGAGTTTTGGCTTGGAAACGAGAAGATTCATCAACTGACAGAGATTTCCAGTCAGCTGCGAGTGGATATTAAGACAAGGAACAATGAAATTAAGTACGCTAAATACAGTAATTTCACAGTCACTAATCAGGCTACCAACTATACGCTGTTTGTTGGGTTTTACCCTGGAACAGCAAAGGACAGACTCGCTTATCATAACGGCATGTCTGTCTCCACCACGGATCGCGATAATGACAAGACTAGCAGTAACTGTGCTAAAAGTCGTGCAAGTGCCTGGTGGTACAATTCTTGTATCAATTCAGATCTTAACGCCCCGTATGGGCACGGTTATTATTATTGGTATTGGGGTAACCTTTTAGAGAGCGAAATGAAACTAAAACCTAAAACTAAATGA